In one window of Episyrphus balteatus chromosome 3, idEpiBalt1.1, whole genome shotgun sequence DNA:
- the LOC129915157 gene encoding antigen 5 like allergen Cul n 1-like produces MLLHLIIQSFFITLVLADDEKPDYCDPKWCPNQGKHIACKNDGSFGKKCTGKYWTENLDDYQELILDLHNNVRNKFALGKVPRFKSAARMPVLRWDKKMTEMAELNVKTCHFEHDECRSTDDFPYCGQNIYFAQTTYTNYTMEDFIKEAVELWFLEHKDCNMDVMDSFIVTDPQTGHFTTLMTDRNDRVGCGYMQSILQRRFRKPLITIIFSCNYPSTNIVGIPAYKSGEVASLCTKPHDIYKGLCFEKEDIDPNNFDWYFD; encoded by the exons ATGTTACTGCACTTGATCATACAATCGTTCTTCATTACATTGGTACTTGCTGACGATGAAAAACCTGATTACTGTGATCCAAAATGGTGTCCTAACCAAGGCAAACATATTGCCTGCAAAAATGATGGA TCATTCGGAAAAAAATGCACTGGCAAATATTGGACTGAAAATTTAGATGACTATCAGGAGTTAATATTGGATCTTCACAACAACGTGCGCAATAAATTTGCCCTTGGAAAGGTGCCTCGTTTTAAGTCAGCTGCTAGAATGCCTGTTTTG agatgGGACAAAAAAATGACAGAAATGGCAGAACTCAATGTAAAAACTTGTCATTTTGAACATGACGAATGTCGAAGTACCGATGATTTCCCATATTGTGggcaaaatatttattttgctcAAACAACTTATACGAATTACACAATGGAGGACTTTATAAAAGAAGCTGTTGAATTGTGGTTTTTGGAACATAAGGATTGCAATATGGACGTCATGGACAGCTTTATAGTTACTGA CCCTCAAACTGGACATTTTACAACACTGATGACAGATCGGAATGATCGTGTTGGTTGCGGATACATGCAATCAATTCTTCAAAGACGATTCAGGAAACCACTGATAACTATAATATTTTCATGCAATTATCCATCAACAAATATTGTTGGCATTCCAGCTTATAAATCTGGTGAAGTAGCTTCATTATGTACTAAACCTCATGATATTTATAAGggtttatgttttgaaaaagaagacATCGATCCAAATAACTTTGATtggtattttgattaa